In a genomic window of Erigeron canadensis isolate Cc75 chromosome 5, C_canadensis_v1, whole genome shotgun sequence:
- the LOC122601305 gene encoding berberine bridge enzyme-like 8 — protein MKKFQLSFSLILLIPTLCFSFTWGALSKILDVTPDSEDFLSCVQSKSSNVTFISQLVFTPANSSFLPIWQARVKNLRFIKSSTSKPSVVVTPVDESQIRTTLLCSKKHGYEMRIRCGGHDLEGLSSTADVPFVMLDLNNMRSVDVNVANRIAWVQSGAVLGEVYYAISKKTDTLYFPAGVCPTVGISGFLSGGGYGHMIRKYGTGADNVVDVRFMDVNGNILDKLSMGKDLFWAIRGGGASSFGIVLAWKLRLVRVPKLVTVFSVSKTLEEDATEVLHKFQYVVPSIDKNLSIRVTISSVDITNSTKKTINTIFNGIYYGKIDTLLLLLDKKFPELNVTREICEEMRMVQASLVFGGYTSNTSPEILLTRSSTFVLNGKNKLDYVKTPIPITGLKRIWKKIFENDGSEILFMHSFGGKNDEYSETAIPYPHRAGVLYQFHQQVNFNDQISDSTPESLRRINWLRSLNEYITPYVSKNPREAYSNYNDLDLGVGTDNYEEASKWGERYWKRCNFEKLIHIKDIVDPDNFFRHPQSIPVFSKSLP, from the coding sequence ATGAAGAAGTTTCAACTAAGCTTTTCTCTCATCCTATTAATTCCaactctttgtttttcttttacatGGGGAGCTTTATCCAAAATACTTGATGTCACACCAGATTCTGAAGATTTCCTAAGCTGTGTACAATCCAAATCCAGCAATGTCACATTTATCTCTCAACTTGTTTTTACACCTGCTAATTCTTCTTTCCTACCCATTTGGCAAGCCAGAGTCAAAAACCTTAGATTCATTAAATCTTCCACTTCCAAACCGTCGGTTGTTGTCACTCCTGTCGACGAATCCCAGATCAGAACTACTCTTTTATGCAGCAAGAAACACGGATACGAGATGAGAATCAGGTGTGGAGGCCATGACTTAGAGGGCCTTTCGTCCACAGCTGATGTTCCATTTGTTATGCTTGATCTTAATAATATGAGATCAGTAGACGTTAATGTTGCAAATAGGATCGCTTGGGTCCAGAGTGGCGCTGTACTTGGTGAAGTGTATTACGCTATATCTAAAAAAACTGATACATTGTATTTCCCTGCTGGTGTTTGTCCCACAGTGGGTATTAGTGGGTTCTTGAGTGGCGGCGGCTATGGACACATGATTAGAAAGTATGGTACTGGTGCTGATAATGTTGTGGATGTTCGGTTCATGGATGTCAATGGAAATATTCTTGATAAATTGTCAATGGGCAAAGATTTGTTTTGGGCTATTCgtggtggtggtgcatcaaGTTTCGGAATAGTTCTTGCTTGGAAGCTGAGGTTGGTTCGTGTGCCAAAGTTAGTAACTGTTTTCTCCGTTAGCAAAACTTTGGAAGAAGATGCGACAGAAGTTTTGCATAAATTTCAATACGTTGTACCAAGTATTGATAAAAATTTAAGCATAAGAGTTACAATATCTAGCGTAGATATAACAAACAGTACCAAAAAGACCATTAATACGATATTCAATGGAATTTATTACGGCAAAATTGACACATTGCTTCTATTGCTAGATAAAAAGTTCCCGGAACTGAATGTCACGCGAGAAATTTGTGAAGAAATGAGAATGGTTCAAGCCTCCCTTGTATTTGGAGGTTATACAAGCAACACCTCGCCGGAGATTCTTCTAACCCGGTCTTCCACATTTGTTCTAAATGGCAAAAACAAACTAGACTATGTCAAAACACCAATCCCAATAACCGGACTCAAAAGGATATGGAAAAAGATCTTTGAAAACGACGGATCAGAGATTCTATTCATGCACTCTTTTGGTGGGAAGAATGATGAGTATTCAGAGACAGCAATTCCATATCCTCATAGAGCTGGGGTGTTGTACCAATTTCATCAACAGGTTAATTTTAACGATCAAATATCCGATAGTACCCCAGAATCACTTCGGCGTATAAATTGGCTGAGAAGCTTAAATGAGTATATAACGCCTTATGTGTCAAAGAACCCAAGGGAGGCGTACTCGAATTATAATGATCTTGATTTGGGTGTGGGAACTGATAATTATGAAGAAGCTAGTAAATGGGGCGAAAGGTACTGGAAGAGATGCAACTTTGAAAAGTTGATTCACATCAAAGACATAGTTGATCCAGATAATTTTTTTAGACACCCACAAAGTATCCCGGTCTTCTCAAAATCTCTCCCATAA
- the LOC122600803 gene encoding MLO-like protein 4, whose protein sequence is MVEGLVRHGRSLAETPTWAVATTITFMVFACLLVQRSIYRFGRWLKKTRRKALLASLEKIKEELMLLGLISLLLGQWARVISRICVDSSLFSSKFFLCSKEDFEMDKIIIFSRFSSFSNESDIPKGLHAQPHHQCGEGREPFVSYEGLEQLHRFLFVLGITHVLYSCVSVGLSMSKIYSWRKWEYQASQLAAENLQVRKMKVMRRQVTFIKHHAIHPWSRSRILIWMLCFLRQFRSPMEKSDYVALRLGFITTHKLPLSYNFHNYMVRSMEDEFYEIVGISWPLWAYAIICIFVNIHGLNIYFWISFVPAILALLVGTKLQHVVSLLALEILEPRGPTVGGTQVKPRDELFWFGKPEILLRLIQFISFQNAFEMATFVWSVWGFKQRSCFMKNHTMIVIRLTCGVLVQFWCSYSTVPLNVIVTLMGSRVKKALIAESVRDSLHSWCKRVKERSKTVQSVATRSTCSVESAIDEGDEEITVASGTLSQSSSTGTLNHLDDNPDPNPLPQQELSFRMSEYLSDTMRHVPTNEDNIEEEVHDHNDDQDKVETLQDLFQKT, encoded by the exons ATGGTGGAAGGATTAGTAAGACATGGAAGATCTTTAGCTGAAACACCAACATGGGCTGTTGCTACTACTATTACTTTTATGGTTTTTGCTTGTTTACTAGTTCAGAGATCAATTTATAGATTTGGAAGA TGGTTAAAGAAGACAAGGAGAAAGGCTTTGTTGGCTTCTTTAGAGAAGATCAAAGAAG AACTTATGCTTCTTGGGCTCATATCTTTGTTACTGGGACAATGGGCAAGGGTGATTTCGCGGATCTGTGTGGATTCCTCACTTTTTAGCAGTAAATTCTTCCTTTGCTCCAAAGAAGATTTTGAGATGgataaaataatcattttttcaaGATTCTCGTCTTTTTCAAACGAATCTGATATACCAAAAGGGCTTCATGCACAACCTCATCATCAGTGTGGTGAG GGACGCGAACCTTTTGTTTCCTATGAAGGTCTTGAGCAGCTTCATCGATTCTTATTTGTTCTTGGAATAACCCATGTTCTGTATAGTTGTGTATCTGTTGGTTTGTCCATGAGCAAG ATATACAGTTGGAGGAAATGGGAATATCAAGCAAGCCAGTTGGCAGCCGAAAATTTGCAAG TGAGGAAGATGAAGGTGATGAGGCGCCAAGTAACTTTCATTAAGCATCATGCAATTCATCCGTGGAGCAGGAGTAGGATTCTCATATGGATG CTATGCTTTCTACGACAATTCAGAAGTCCAATGGAGAAATCAGACTACGTAGCTCTGCGGTTGGGATTCATCACC ACTCATAAGCTGCCGCTTTCTTATAATTTTCACAATTATATGGTTCGAAGCATGGAAGATGAATTTTATGAAATTGTTGGAATCAG TTGGCCACTTTGGGCCTATGCCATAATATGCATCTTTGTGAACATTCATG GTCTTAACATATATTTCTGGATTTCTTTTGTCCCTGCCATT TTAGCATTGTTGGTCGGGACAAAACTTCAACATGTTGTCTCCTTGTTAGCACTTGAAATATTAGAGCCACGAGGGCCTACTGTTGGAGGAACTCAAGTCAAGCCACGTGACGAGCTTTTCTGGTTTGGTAAACCCGAAATATTGCTGCGCTTGATACAGTTTATCTCCTTTCAG AATGCCTTTGAGATGGCAACTTTCGTCTGGTCTGTG TGGGGATTCAAACAACGATCATGTTTCATGAAGAACCATACAATGATAGTTATTAGGCTGACGTGCGG GGTTCTTGTTCAGTTCTGGTGTAGCTATAGCACAGTGCCTCTAAACGTCATCGTAACACTG ATGGGTTCTCGGGTTAAGAAAGCTTTGATTGCAGAAAGCGTTCGAGATTCACTTCACAGCTGGTGCAAGAGAGTGAAAGAGAGATCAAAAACAGTTCAATCAGTAGCGACACGGTCAACATGTTCTGTCGAGTCAGCCATTGACGAGGGAGATGAAGAAATTACAGTTGCATCAGGAACATTATCTCAATCCTCTTCAACAGGGACACTTAATCACCTGGATGACAACCCGGACCCCAATCCCCTTCCACAACAGGAGCTTTCATTTCGGATGTCAGAATATCTGTCGGATACAATGAGACACGTTCCCACAAATGAAGACAACATTGAAGAAGAAGTACATGATCATAATGATGATCAAGATAAAGTTGAAACTCTTCAAGATTTATTTCAAAAGACATAA